Genomic window (Helianthus annuus cultivar XRQ/B chromosome 3, HanXRQr2.0-SUNRISE, whole genome shotgun sequence):
ccaaatttgccgttcaaaaaaaaatcaatGTCTATTTTGCTAAAAATCTTGGTCCACATGCCTATTTTTAtgattttccttttttttttgttttcatttaaTTTTGTGAACCAATACAAACACATGTCTCATTCGTTCATTTCGGGTTGGTTATTTAAATTCATTTATGTTAATTAGTTCATGTGAATCATGTCCATTTAGGTTTGTTTATTTACATTCATTTATGTTGATTACTTGTTTACATATTGATACAAAAGTTAtctgtgtgtgtatatatatatatatatgtatgtgtgtgtggtggtggtggggggggggggggtggttgtCGTTTAAGGGGAAAATTAATCTGTTGAATTGGTCGTAACAATGAAGTCAAGTCTTCAGTCAACAATCTAGCACGTCAGTGTTGTTTAATTATAGTATTTTCCATCTTTCACATTTGATTTTCCATGAACTTGTGAATAATATATAAACTTATAAACTCTTTTGTTCAGGTTCAGCTTCAGTTAAGAATTAGTAGCTTAGCTCAACTTAAATTCAAGCTATTAGTTGATtcaaaattattttattttttatttaaaaaaattaagttAGATTAACAACATGAGTAAGATTTTGAGAAGTATATTACCGAATCATTCGTCGaaaaaggttgaagatgatgagtaTAATGTGGAGTACTCGTTTGCCACCGAGTACTCTGGCCCTCCGGTTTCTTATGAGATTCCTAAGGCAGTTCCTGTTGATATCGGAAGTATTCCAACCGCCTCGGTTGTTTCCACACCTGTTAATTCTGGCAATCTGTCACTACCGGTTATCTATCCGGTTGTTAAGAGACGGGTTGAGTTTGTTTCGTCCGAAAATAAGGAAACTAGTCTTCATCAACCTGGATCACTAGAAAAAGAGGGAAGTAGTGCTTCATCGGGCTTTTCGGATAGTCAAGAGAATTCTCATGAGTCTTCCATGAGTTCAGATGTTGAAGGTTTGGATAACGATTGCCACGAGATTGAAGAAGTTAGCGCTAGCGAAGATGATGAGCGAACGGACCAAGAGGTTTCAAATTATGATACGAGAACTCAAATTGTGACGTTTCTTGAGCCTGAGTCTAGCGCTATGGTTCACGATGAGAGTGGTTACGACGAGTCAGGATCGATGATGCAAGAACGACCACACGCTAATCTCAATATCAAAAAGGGGTTATGCCATTATTGCCTTAAGGGAAACCGATTCACAAAGAAGGAGTGTTGCATAGTATGCGATGCGAAATACTGTAGTAAATGTGTGTTGAGAGTGATGGGGTATATGCCAGAAGGTAGAAAATGTATTACTTGTATCGGGTATCCGATAGATGAGTCAAAACGCGGGCAGTTAGGGAAATGTTCGAGCGTTCTTAAGCAAGTGCTTGCAGATTTTCAAGTTGAACAAGTAATGCTTGCTGAAAAATCATGTCAAGTAAACCAAGCACCACATTGGCTCATTTACGTTAATGGTAACCATCTTTCGTTAGAAGAAGCGTATCAGTTGCAAACTTGTTCTCACCCACCGAAAGGTCTTGTTCCGGGATTCTATTGGTATGATAAGTTGTCTGGTTTTTGGGGAAAGGTGAGGCTTCATACATATATCGATTCGATAACACCATAGTGaatatatttttgattttttgtaATGATGAATGTTGTAAAATTTTGAGCAGGAAGGGAAAAAGCCTAGCCAAATTATTACTCCTGGACTGTCTATTGGTGGGATGATCATGAAAAATGCAAGCAACGGAAGCACAAACGTAATAGTCAACAATCGGGTGATCACTAAACGAGAGCTCTGGATGTTAAAGGTTAGTGtcttgtatttttataatttggGGATACTGATAATAGACACATTGGTCAATGTTTGACTTTTTTCGCAAATTATGCAGGTTGCCAGAATCAATCACAAGGGTAGCCCGAGTTATTGGGTAAGCCACAATGGATCGTATCAAGAAGAGGGACAGAACCAACAACAGAATGGGAAAATATGGGAAAAGGTATGTCGTTGATTTATATTATTTTACTATGAGTGGGATTTTACTGGGTACGTTTGTTATTTGTTGTATTATCCGATGTTAACTTTATTCTTGACTTAGCTTGTCTTGATTTTTTTTGGTTTCAGCGTGGAATAAAGATGGCTTGTTTTATCTTGTCTTTGCCGATGCCACCAAAATCTTTTATCTCGTCCGAGGAAGAAGTAGTGAATGGAAGCCAACAAAAGCAGAAAAAAACTGATACAAAACCGCTAACTAAAATACTTCTAGTTGGTCAAGATCAGTCCGGTATAAGTGCCATCTATAAGCAGGTAAAACATAGTAGAAATCTCGGCTGTTAAGCCTGTTATGATCTATGTATGTCGTTTTTGATAAGATCTCGAAAGAATTACTTGATGTTAGATAGATTCCAATATGCAAAACAATTCTACTTGTACCCCTTTCATCCAcgaataaaaccaaaaaaaaataaaaattcattaaATTTTGCATAGCCTGTTCACGATAATTGAGCTGTTGAACGTGTTTATTTTCAGGCCAAGATTCTTAACAGAGTTCCATTTTCAGAAGACGAACGTCAAAAAGTCAAATCATTGATCCAGAGAAACTTGTATCTGTATATAAGTATACTTCTTGAGGGTcttcaacaatttgaagaagattATTCAATTCAGATTGGGAAAAAACCGATTGATCAACCTGGTACTTCAGGTATAATGCGTTTTTTAATACCATTTCACAATTTCATATCTACATAATTTGATTTAATATGAAGCTATTTTTATACAGCTGCAGGGAGTTCGGTTGATGACATCGAGTTAAACGTTTATTCTCTAAGTGGAAAATTAAATAAATTTTCTGAATGGCTTCTTCAAATTGTGGAGTCAGGCGATCTAGACGTCATTTTTCCTGCTGCAACTCGTGAGTATGCAGCAGTAGTTGAGGAACTGTGGAAGGATAAAGCTTTTCAAGCAACTTATGCTAGACGAGATGAACTTCCCGCACTCCCGATAGTAGCTGATTATTTCTTACCTCGGGTATGTGCTTACATgtcatattttatattttatatttattacaGTTAAAGGTGGaatttttgacccgtttacttatGAATGGGTTGCTTTGGGTCAACCCGAGCAACACCAATATGAGCCCGTTATAACTTGCTGCCTAACCGACCAACACGCCTGTATTCCACCactattattatataacagttattataaaatatttaaataagtatTCTGGATATTGTGTAGGCTGCTGAAATCTCGTGCGAGACTTATGAGCCGTCTGATGAGGACATTCTGTATGCTGATGGTATCACATCTTCAAACGGGATTACTTCAATGGAGTTCTCCGTTTCTTCTTCACCTCCAAATAGCTTCATGGATGCCACTGAGCAGAGTGATACTCCACTGCAAAGGTTAGTGTTATATTCCATATTGATCACAAATGAAATGAATggtctgatatatatatatatatatatgtgtgtgtgtgtgtgtgtgtgtgtgtgtgtgtgtgtgtgtgtctgttTTGAGAACCAATACTAAACATTCACGTTTGCAGGTACGAACTGATTCGAGTGAACTCAAGCAACCTCGGCTACAACTGTAAATGGCTAAGTATGTTTGAAGACGTCGACCTCATCCTCTACTGCGTCGACTTAACTTCATACAACGAATATTTCCACGACAACAACTTAAATCTCAAGAACAAGATGTTAGAAAGCAGAAACATCTTTGAAAACATAGTCACAAATCCAAGATTCAAAAACAAAGCATTCCTTCTAATACTCAACAAGTACGATCTTCTCGAAAAGAAGATCAAAACAACGCCTCTCACACAATGTGAATGGTTTCATGATTTCAATCCGTTCATCACCAACCACTCGTATGACGATGGAAActcaaacaataacaataatgcaTCTGTAGCGCAGTACGCGTTTCAGTACATTGCTGCAAAGTTTAAGAAGTTGTTTTGTGAGTTGACCGGGCGGAAACTGTATGTTTCGCCGGTTACAGGGTTAGAAGGGGGTAGTGTTGATGCAGCTCTTAAGTATGGGAAGGAGGTTTTGATGTGGGTAAATGAAGAAAATAAACCTATTGCTAGTACCAATGAGTGGTCTTCAGCAAGCACAGAGGCTGAGACCACTATATAAGGTGATTAGAAAATAAGCCaaccaattttttttcaatttataTTGTTTCATTCCAATCaccagggcaaattacataaggatagcgggtagacgagcaacaaattgttttttttaatcaTAACTTTGCTTTTTAGGTAACCCATGTAATATGCATGGAAgtaaatatataatatgaaaTACAACAGAACATAAAGAGCTACTCATGGCATCATGTTAGTTTTTCATGAAATGATCTCGAGTAGCTTACGGACGGCTTAATATATTTTGATAGACCATGTAATTCCAGGTCTAAAAAGATATTAAATTTATTATTCTAGTTTTATGTGATGCATTTTTTTCTGTAATCAATTTCTTCTAATAGATCTATAAATTAACATTACACATTAGTGAACCAATAAAAATTTTCCCAATTTTTTAACATTAATTCCAAGATTTTCTAGGATAAATACACAACCTGCATTTTGCGAGAATTTACACACACCTCAACCACCATGATGTCCCCTTGAGGACGCAAAGTCTTTCCTAGTAAATTTATAAATTATCATTCCTCATTAAGTATTAAAATAatgagttaattgccattttagtccctgtggtttgggccattttgccagtttagtccaaaggtttcatttttaacatctggatccaaaaaggtttcatcgttgccattttggtccaactgacttaactccatccatatctgttaaagctgccaagggcatttttgtcacatatggatggagttaagtcagttggaccaaaatgaaatgacaaaaatgcccttggcagctttaacagatatggatggagttaagtcaattggaccaaaatggcaacgatgaaacctttttggatccagatgttaaaaatgaaacctttggactaaactggcaaaatggcccaaaccacagggactaaaatggcaatttactctaaaataatcTTACACGCACTTTGAGGAGGAAGAAAGTGACGAAAACATATCAGAACCTCACCCTTGCCATCCGAGTCGAGCAAAACCAAACTTCTTCATATGGTATTTTCTTCGAGTGAGTTCATATTAGTTCGAACTCAACTTAAAAAGTACACAAGCCAGCTCGACTCAACTTAAAATTAACCCAATCCAACTTCACGCTCTTTGTCAAGTGAGCTTCCAACGAGTCACAAGCTATTTAAACACCACTAGCCCCACGCCTCAACACAACAAACAACCTAACTCATTTGTACTTTGGCATCGCCAATGACCTCTAGCTCAAGTGGTAGAGGACTTGAGTTCTTCTTtgaagactcaagttcaattctcaTTTGATGCAAAAAAGGAGTGAGACACTGGTGGGCAGTGATAGGAGACCCTGGGAAACCTGGGTTCGGTCCTTGAGCCAAACGGATtttaccgtcgtgcctacggcAAGGGCGTAGCTTaagaggggccgggaggggcgcccgaccccccgaacttttcgctcagtggtgttatatatgtagttttcgtatagaaattttttggtatatacgttttcgacccccccgtttttatggtcaagcttcgccactggccTACGGGcaggtgggttaccgggttttccccggaattggtaaTGTgcgactcgggttactctcggagtactccgtttgtcaaGCGGGTGCCCcaagagtgctcgggattgatttgtTGGCCGTACAAAAAAAATTATTCTTTGGCATCAACACTAAATAACATTTCTACCGAAAAGGTTTTAGAAAAAGAAATAACACATATACAATACAAACAAACACGGTCATTTACATATATACCCACACATAAGTAGAGAAACTGAAAAAGTAATAATGGTCTCTAACAAGGGGCAAAACGGTCCATCAACCAAAACACCGTCTCTTCCGACCACTCCTCCGTCGCCGGCGACTTCAACACCACCGGAGCAGTTTTTTCCGACTCCGTTAAAGTGATTCCTAAAGCCTCATGTTCTTCAACTTGAACATCGGTTTCAGTTTGGGatttgatgaagaaattaggcAGCTGTTGATGATTTTTCTTCAAGTGGATCTTGTCAGTAAGCTTCGTTAATTCTCCGATCCACATATTCACCATTGTCGACATGAAAAAAAATATCTTGATTTTTTTAATCacttttttgtttgttttgtgttgtGATATTGGAATAGAAAAATGGGATGTATTTATAGGGATATATGATTGGAGAGAATAGTAGATATTTAATCAGAGAGAAGGACACGTAGGAGCCGGTGGCCGTGGTGGCCCACGGGTGACGTGGACCCGTATGGAAAAAGAATATTCTACGATGCTCAATTGCTGACTTCTAGTTTGGTCGTTTTTATTCGAGAGTTAATATTCACACATTCCTTCTTTCTTATACataaaaaatagagtaaactAGTTTGAATCATATCGCTTTTTGTTATGTATGTATTTTACCAATTATTGTAAAGTAGATTTAAGGTAAGAATGCACTTTGCGGCGAGAAGCGGGTTTTTCGTGCACTGCGACTATGATTTGGTCCATATCATTTCGGTTCTTTACGTGAAAAAATTTTGATGAGTATCATTTCGGATCGTTACGGATCCTTATAACCCTGACATTCGATACAACACCAATAATGATAAAGAGAGAAAAGAAATGAAGGTAAAAAGTAatggaaaaaaatgaaaaacgaAAAACGAAAGGAAAATAAAGTTGAAAAAAGgaaaacaaatatataaaaagtaaaaaaaagaaaaacagttgGCACCCACCAATTGATCATGATACTAGAATATTTACTTGCGCGCGTTGCGCCGCGACCAACGAAATTGACATGCTgttgatcagattcacatttacaaTGTGTTAAAGATGTTTTTGCCATTAAGTCTGTATTACTATCTtatacaaataagtaattcacCAAATAAGCTCATACAATTAATGGTATCATAATTACTACGTTACATGACTTGTATCTATATAAATAACCTATCGTATTAAGctccccgcgttgcggcgggggcgtaaAACCGTGACGAATAGCACCAATGTCACACTATAGCCAACGACCACTAACATTGAAGTTGCGGCGTCTTAATGTGGAAAAATTAGACCGACataaaaaacatagaaaacaataactaactcgatttaggactcgcgcgttgtgatgaacttattaaacgggaaaaaatagacaacGTAAACACACTGAACCACACACGTACGTTGCCCCATGTTAgatcgcaaaatttagaacaaagcGTATAACAAaatgtaaaatcgttgaaccacacacacacattgAAAGTAAAAAGTTGTGAGTTTAAATTGGAAAAActaaaaacttttgggttaaaactacaaaatcaagtagttttggtttaaagtgaaacattaatttttttttttttttttgaaaaacccttaaaaacatggggtaaatttatattatgtaaataaatataaatgtcAAACAAAAAGTACAACAAATAAATCAAACAATACAAACAATCCAAGCATAAAACAACAACTATGCAAAAAGTACAACCAAGTATTGCACAAACATATtccaaattaatagtatataaattacATTTTGTATTCTTTATGTATAATTCAAATTATGAAACGTGCCATTTAAAAAAACAATTACAGGTTATGTCCAAAATTGCTATGTTTTGTAACAGTTTATGTCCTTTTAAGCAAACTGAGTTAATTGTCTCAGTTATGTTAAGTTAGAGCAGGGGATAAAAGGTATTTCATAAAgtaatactgtcacaccccaaccgatgacggaaacattgggacatggcactgagcgaaacagattctccaagagaaattccataacaactactttaccgaatagttaatattatgtcccataccataacttaTTAAGCAAGTAAATTATTACAGACAGTGatatctcaaagacaaataacatgttccgacaactcagatttaaataaagtaaattgtctttgtttctagactccatcctacttgattccacaaaagcaggtAAAGCacagcatcctaagcacctgtcacatacgttaaaataaggtcaatacacatagtgtaagggtgagcatacaagtttgataatataatagagtttgaaatagtttacgcataacctgcatgtaacatgtacaaagtgaaggcaagtaggttatcgacagagaaatatgcacagacgtgactgcgagtcgtagaatgcgcaacacatatccccactgggacacgtgaagtaaagcccttaacaacccctgtccacgacatgtgctgagtctaaactatagtactatcgttgctaaggtgtcaggcaataataactgtgttaacataacatacaagcattcatcgaataacatgtAGCATGCATTAACGGTCAGCATATAAATAGTGTTtacgttgtgtgtcgattgtgatttgaataagtaacgtatgtaacacccaaaagtgcgtaaagaaaaaagggatcgagtatactcacagatcgtgtttaacaagtaaacactctcttggattgaagggagcgctgagagaaattagcctgaacagttaacgatagtaTAAACGATGAGCGGCGCGTTAAACGATGTAAAGTGTCTAAGTGTCGgtagtaatccgatcggatggcaatccgatcggttgaccattcgatcggatgtcaatccattcgaatagtcatccgatcggatggccattcaatTGGATTGACAtctgtttggta
Coding sequences:
- the LOC110929515 gene encoding extra-large guanine nucleotide-binding protein 1; protein product: MSKILRSILPNHSSKKVEDDEYNVEYSFATEYSGPPVSYEIPKAVPVDIGSIPTASVVSTPVNSGNLSLPVIYPVVKRRVEFVSSENKETSLHQPGSLEKEGSSASSGFSDSQENSHESSMSSDVEGLDNDCHEIEEVSASEDDERTDQEVSNYDTRTQIVTFLEPESSAMVHDESGYDESGSMMQERPHANLNIKKGLCHYCLKGNRFTKKECCIVCDAKYCSKCVLRVMGYMPEGRKCITCIGYPIDESKRGQLGKCSSVLKQVLADFQVEQVMLAEKSCQVNQAPHWLIYVNGNHLSLEEAYQLQTCSHPPKGLVPGFYWYDKLSGFWGKEGKKPSQIITPGLSIGGMIMKNASNGSTNVIVNNRVITKRELWMLKVARINHKGSPSYWVSHNGSYQEEGQNQQQNGKIWEKRGIKMACFILSLPMPPKSFISSEEEVVNGSQQKQKKTDTKPLTKILLVGQDQSGISAIYKQAKILNRVPFSEDERQKVKSLIQRNLYLYISILLEGLQQFEEDYSIQIGKKPIDQPGTSAAGSSVDDIELNVYSLSGKLNKFSEWLLQIVESGDLDVIFPAATREYAAVVEELWKDKAFQATYARRDELPALPIVADYFLPRAAEISCETYEPSDEDILYADGITSSNGITSMEFSVSSSPPNSFMDATEQSDTPLQRYELIRVNSSNLGYNCKWLSMFEDVDLILYCVDLTSYNEYFHDNNLNLKNKMLESRNIFENIVTNPRFKNKAFLLILNKYDLLEKKIKTTPLTQCEWFHDFNPFITNHSYDDGNSNNNNNASVAQYAFQYIAAKFKKLFCELTGRKLYVSPVTGLEGGSVDAALKYGKEVLMWVNEENKPIASTNEWSSASTEAETTI